From one Caldithrix abyssi DSM 13497 genomic stretch:
- the nusG gene encoding transcription termination/antitermination protein NusG produces the protein MSEKKWYALRVYSGKEALAKAHIEHEIKLQGIKDKVGHIIIPSENIIEMKDGKKRVKNRVFFPGYMIIEMVMDSQTKHIIENAPGVVSFVGPKNQPTPLRESEVKSILSKIEKSRETEVKGKVSVPFKVGDPIRVIDGPFNDFTGFVEEINEEKNKVKVNISIFGRPTPVELDFLQVELEK, from the coding sequence GTGAGTGAAAAAAAGTGGTATGCACTGAGGGTGTACTCTGGAAAAGAGGCCCTGGCAAAAGCCCATATTGAGCACGAAATTAAATTACAGGGTATCAAAGATAAGGTCGGGCATATTATTATTCCCTCAGAAAATATTATTGAGATGAAAGACGGCAAAAAACGCGTTAAAAACCGCGTTTTTTTCCCGGGCTATATGATTATTGAAATGGTCATGGATAGCCAGACCAAGCACATCATTGAAAATGCGCCTGGTGTGGTTAGCTTTGTTGGCCCGAAAAATCAACCTACGCCATTACGTGAATCAGAAGTTAAGTCAATTTTAAGCAAGATTGAAAAGAGTAGAGAAACGGAAGTAAAAGGAAAGGTTTCGGTGCCGTTTAAGGTGGGCGATCCGATTCGAGTGATCGACGGGCCTTTCAATGACTTTACGGGGTTTGTGGAAGAGATTAATGAAGAGAAGAATAAGGTGAAGGTCAATATCAGTATTTTTGGTCGGCCAACACCCGTTGAATTGGATTTTCTGCAAGTTGAGCTGGAAAAATAA
- the rplK gene encoding 50S ribosomal protein L11: MAKKVAGKIKLQIPAGQAKPSPPVGPALGQHGVNIMEFCKAFNAQTQDKAGYVIPVEITVYADRSFSFITKTPPASDLLLKEAKLEKGSGEPNLNKVGKVTKEQVRKIAEMKMPDLNASDIESAMRMIEGTARSMGIVVE, from the coding sequence ATGGCAAAAAAAGTAGCAGGCAAAATAAAACTACAAATACCTGCCGGTCAGGCAAAGCCTTCGCCTCCTGTTGGCCCTGCGCTTGGTCAGCATGGCGTTAATATCATGGAGTTTTGTAAAGCCTTTAATGCTCAAACACAGGATAAGGCCGGTTACGTTATTCCGGTGGAAATTACGGTTTATGCCGACCGTTCATTTTCGTTTATTACAAAAACACCGCCAGCTTCCGATCTTCTGTTAAAAGAAGCAAAGCTGGAAAAAGGCTCTGGCGAGCCCAATTTAAATAAAGTCGGCAAGGTAACTAAAGAACAGGTTCGTAAGATTGCAGAGATGAAAATGCCAGACTTGAATGCATCTGATATTGAATCTGCTATGCGCATGATTGAAGGCACTGCGCGCAGTATGGGTATAGTAGTGGAATAA
- the rplA gene encoding 50S ribosomal protein L1, with translation MKRSKRYRELIAKIDKDKEYSLEEAVKLLKEIATAKFDETVEIAMRLGVDPRHADQMVRGTVVLPHGTGKKVRVLVFAKGEKVQEALDAGADYAGLDEYIEQINKGWLDFDVAVATPDVMSKVGRLGRILGARGLMPNPKSGTVTMDVAKAVKEIKAGKIDFRVDKTGIVHSGVAKVSFDEDKIIDNIKTFVNAVIRLKPASAKGAYLRSIAISSTMSPGIFIDRNASTYSM, from the coding sequence ATGAAGCGAAGTAAACGTTACCGTGAGCTCATCGCCAAAATTGACAAAGATAAAGAATACAGTTTGGAAGAAGCCGTAAAGCTTTTAAAAGAGATTGCGACTGCTAAATTTGATGAAACTGTTGAAATAGCCATGCGGCTTGGTGTTGACCCACGTCATGCTGATCAGATGGTTAGAGGTACGGTCGTTTTGCCGCATGGAACCGGCAAAAAGGTACGCGTGCTGGTTTTTGCGAAAGGTGAAAAGGTGCAGGAAGCTTTAGATGCTGGCGCCGATTACGCCGGGCTGGATGAGTATATTGAGCAAATTAACAAAGGTTGGCTGGATTTTGATGTAGCCGTTGCAACGCCAGATGTGATGAGTAAAGTAGGCCGCCTCGGACGAATTTTAGGGGCCAGAGGGTTAATGCCCAATCCTAAAAGTGGTACGGTGACCATGGATGTGGCGAAGGCGGTTAAAGAAATTAAAGCAGGTAAAATTGATTTTAGAGTGGACAAAACGGGTATTGTTCATTCCGGCGTTGCGAAAGTCTCGTTCGATGAAGACAAAATAATTGACAACATTAAAACGTTTGTCAATGCAGTGATCCGGTTAAAGCCCGCCTCGGCAAAAGGCGCTTATCTGCGATCCATTGCAATCTCCAGTACCATGAGTCCCGGAATCTTTATCGACCGTAATGCATCCACGTATTCAATGTAA
- the rplJ gene encoding 50S ribosomal protein L10, with amino-acid sequence MATAKKIAIVEEYTEKFKNAKGIYLTDYTGIDVQTVNDLRKQFREANIEYKVLKNRIAKIALHNAGIEGLDPYLKGVTSFVIGYDDPVIPVKIVKDFNKKTKLLNLKAAYLEGHVFGTEEAIKLADLPSREELLAQFVGLLQAPMTKLAATLQAPLQKFVGLLESLKEKKQEA; translated from the coding sequence ATGGCAACAGCAAAAAAAATCGCGATCGTTGAAGAGTATACCGAAAAATTTAAAAATGCCAAGGGCATCTATTTAACAGACTATACCGGTATCGACGTGCAAACGGTGAATGATTTGCGAAAACAATTTCGCGAAGCAAACATAGAATATAAAGTTTTAAAGAATCGCATCGCTAAAATAGCGCTGCATAACGCCGGGATTGAAGGCCTTGATCCTTATTTGAAAGGAGTTACTTCCTTTGTGATTGGCTACGATGACCCGGTGATTCCAGTAAAAATTGTCAAAGATTTTAATAAAAAGACAAAGTTGCTTAACCTAAAAGCGGCCTATCTGGAAGGGCACGTGTTCGGAACAGAAGAAGCCATAAAATTGGCCGATCTGCCTTCACGCGAAGAGCTTCTGGCTCAGTTTGTCGGCCTGTTACAGGCGCCGATGACCAAGCTGGCCGCTACGTTGCAGGCACCTTTGCAGAAATTTGTTGGATTATTAGAGTCTTTAAAAGAGAAAAAACAAGAGGCATAA
- the rplL gene encoding 50S ribosomal protein L7/L12, which translates to MADVTRSDVLEYLEKASMLEISELIKEIEEKFGVTAAAPVAVAAGPAVAGGEGEAAEEKTEFDVVLSSAGDKKIQVIKVVRAITGLGLKEAKELVDSAPKAIKEGVSKAEAEDIKKQIEEVGGVVEIK; encoded by the coding sequence ATGGCAGACGTGACAAGAAGTGACGTTCTTGAATATCTCGAAAAAGCATCAATGCTCGAAATCTCCGAGTTGATCAAAGAGATTGAAGAGAAATTCGGTGTAACCGCAGCAGCGCCCGTAGCAGTGGCTGCTGGACCTGCAGTGGCAGGTGGCGAAGGTGAAGCTGCTGAAGAAAAAACTGAGTTTGATGTTGTCCTGAGCTCTGCTGGGGATAAAAAGATTCAGGTGATCAAGGTGGTTCGTGCTATTACAGGGCTTGGCCTTAAAGAAGCCAAAGAACTGGTAGACAGCGCACCTAAAGCGATTAAAGAAGGCGTTTCCAAGGCCGAGGCCGAAGATATTAAAAAGCAGATCGAAGAAGTTGGTGGCGTAGTCGAAATTAAATAA
- the rpoB gene encoding DNA-directed RNA polymerase subunit beta — protein sequence MKGKKKIKRHSFARIPQVIEYPNLLDIQLKSFEDFLQDTVPPDKRKNQGLQAVFNSVFPISDSAGNYELQFVEYYVDKPKYSERECQERGVSYSVPLKARMRLAIKDVTGETENFTEFIEQDVYLGNMPHMTSRGTFIINGAERVIVSQLHRSPGVFFSDTLHPNGTPIYSARIIPFRGSWVEFTTDVNDVMFVYIDRKKKFPVTMLLRAIGFSTVEDIVNAFDEAEEVTIELDKFPYLIGQMLAADVVDTTTGEIIAEQGRDVSQELLEQCLELGIKTVKIVRPSDINNPNLVLNTLKKDSAKNEAEAIEAIYRQLRSGEPPDIDTARALIERMFFNEKRYDLGAVGRYRINKKLNLDIPYDVTVLTREDIIAILKYLIGMRLGVNPSDDIDHLGNRRVRTVGEQLAAQFSVGFARMARTIKERMNIGDAEKLTPQDLVNARTISSVINTFFGTSQLSQFMDQTNPLAELTHKRRLSALGPGGLTRERAGFEVRDVHYTHYGRLCPIETPEGPNIGLISSLCVHARINEFGFIETPYRKVENGKVTDEIQYLSATEEDGFTIAQVNAPIDEKGNFLNDRVKARRKGDFPVVAPEEVEYMDVATNQIVSPAASLIPFLEHDDANRALMGSNMQRQAVPLLVPESPIVGTGMEEKVARDSGTLVIAEEDGVVEYVDAEKIVVKMDNPPQPKTGKERLLDLNDRKEYRLLKFIRTNQDTVINQRPLVEAGQKVKKGDILADGCATDQGELALGRNVLVAFMPWHGYNFEDAIIISDRIVRDDVYTSIHIQEFELQVRDTKRGEEELTREIPNVSEEATKDLDENGIIRVGAEVHAGDILIGKVTPKGETDPTPEEKLLKAIFGNKAGDVKDASLKAPPGMHGVVVATRLFSRKKKNSQNKKDEKKLIEKIEQEAEKKKKAVEKKLAQRLGEHFKGMTTVGIRYVDGKSALKANTKITETTFNKLDVKSLDINSTWFEEDPKNTFVRELYSDYRKVLQDIDNDVKREKHKLVVGDELPPGITQLAKVYVAEKRKLSVGDKMAGRHGNKGVISRIVPMEDMPFLEDGTPVDIVLNPLGVPSRMNLGQIFETTLGWAGYKLDKKYATPVFDGANYEEIIKEIEEAGLPKSGKVTLYDGRTGETFHQPVTVGQIYMLKLSHLVDDKIHARSIGPYSLITQQPLGGKAQFGGQRFGEMEVWALEAYGAAYTLQEILTVKSDDVTGRSKTYEAIVKGENLPDPGIPESFNVLVRELQGLALKVRLE from the coding sequence TTGAAAGGTAAAAAGAAAATTAAACGTCACTCTTTTGCGCGAATTCCACAAGTAATTGAATACCCGAATCTGTTAGATATTCAGTTAAAGTCATTTGAAGATTTTTTACAGGATACTGTGCCGCCTGATAAGCGTAAAAATCAAGGCTTGCAGGCGGTTTTTAACAGTGTCTTTCCGATCAGTGACAGCGCGGGTAATTACGAATTACAGTTTGTGGAATACTATGTGGATAAGCCCAAATACAGTGAACGTGAATGCCAGGAACGTGGAGTTAGTTACTCCGTTCCTTTAAAGGCCAGGATGCGTTTAGCGATAAAAGACGTGACGGGCGAAACCGAAAACTTTACGGAATTTATCGAACAGGATGTGTACCTGGGAAACATGCCGCACATGACCTCCCGGGGAACATTCATTATTAATGGCGCAGAACGGGTCATCGTCAGTCAGTTGCACCGCTCACCCGGTGTATTTTTCTCCGATACCCTGCATCCCAATGGGACGCCCATCTATTCTGCGCGTATTATTCCGTTCCGTGGCTCGTGGGTGGAATTTACCACCGATGTGAACGATGTCATGTTTGTTTATATCGACCGGAAAAAGAAATTTCCGGTTACCATGCTTTTACGAGCCATCGGCTTCAGTACGGTTGAAGATATCGTCAATGCTTTTGACGAAGCCGAAGAAGTCACCATCGAACTGGATAAATTCCCCTATCTGATCGGTCAGATGCTGGCCGCGGACGTGGTTGATACCACAACGGGCGAGATTATTGCCGAACAGGGTCGCGATGTGAGCCAGGAACTGCTGGAACAGTGTCTGGAATTAGGCATCAAAACTGTTAAAATCGTTCGCCCTTCTGATATCAACAACCCGAATCTTGTTCTGAATACATTGAAAAAAGATTCTGCTAAAAACGAAGCCGAAGCAATCGAGGCGATTTATCGTCAACTGCGCTCCGGCGAACCGCCCGATATCGATACGGCCCGCGCTTTAATTGAACGGATGTTCTTTAATGAAAAACGTTACGATCTGGGCGCAGTGGGCAGGTATCGAATTAATAAAAAATTGAATCTTGATATTCCTTATGATGTAACGGTTTTAACGCGCGAAGATATTATTGCCATTCTGAAATATTTGATTGGCATGCGTTTGGGCGTTAATCCCTCTGACGATATTGATCATCTGGGTAACCGACGAGTGCGAACCGTGGGCGAGCAGCTGGCCGCGCAGTTTAGCGTGGGTTTTGCTCGTATGGCGCGTACCATTAAGGAACGGATGAATATCGGCGATGCCGAAAAATTAACGCCGCAGGATCTGGTAAACGCCAGAACCATTTCTTCCGTTATTAATACCTTTTTCGGCACGTCGCAGCTTTCTCAGTTTATGGATCAAACCAATCCGCTGGCGGAATTAACCCATAAACGACGTCTTTCGGCGCTGGGCCCTGGCGGCTTAACGCGCGAGAGAGCCGGCTTTGAAGTGCGCGACGTGCACTACACCCATTATGGACGACTGTGTCCCATTGAAACGCCGGAAGGTCCTAATATCGGGTTGATCTCTTCGTTGTGCGTACATGCGCGCATCAATGAGTTTGGCTTTATCGAAACGCCTTATCGCAAGGTAGAAAACGGTAAAGTAACCGATGAAATACAATATCTTTCCGCAACGGAAGAAGACGGTTTTACTATCGCCCAGGTAAATGCGCCAATCGATGAGAAAGGAAATTTCTTAAACGATCGCGTTAAAGCCCGTAGAAAGGGCGACTTTCCGGTAGTTGCGCCAGAAGAAGTAGAGTACATGGATGTGGCCACCAATCAGATCGTTTCTCCGGCGGCATCGTTAATTCCCTTTCTGGAACACGACGACGCCAACCGCGCCCTGATGGGCTCTAACATGCAGCGTCAGGCGGTGCCCTTGTTAGTTCCGGAGTCGCCGATCGTCGGAACCGGAATGGAAGAAAAAGTGGCAAGAGATTCCGGTACGCTGGTCATTGCCGAAGAAGACGGCGTGGTTGAATATGTTGACGCAGAAAAGATCGTTGTTAAAATGGATAATCCGCCGCAGCCAAAAACCGGAAAAGAACGCCTGTTAGATTTGAACGATCGAAAAGAATACCGCCTGCTGAAATTTATCCGCACCAATCAGGATACGGTTATCAATCAGCGTCCGCTGGTTGAAGCAGGGCAGAAGGTTAAAAAAGGCGATATCCTGGCTGATGGTTGCGCCACGGATCAGGGCGAGCTTGCTCTGGGCCGAAATGTGCTGGTGGCCTTTATGCCCTGGCATGGTTACAACTTTGAAGACGCGATCATCATTAGCGATCGAATCGTACGCGATGATGTTTATACCTCGATCCATATACAGGAATTTGAATTACAGGTGCGCGATACCAAGCGTGGCGAAGAAGAATTAACGCGCGAAATTCCCAATGTGAGCGAAGAGGCTACCAAAGACCTGGATGAAAACGGAATCATTCGCGTTGGCGCAGAAGTCCACGCTGGCGACATATTAATCGGAAAAGTAACGCCAAAAGGCGAAACCGATCCCACGCCCGAAGAGAAGCTATTGAAGGCCATTTTTGGAAATAAGGCCGGCGATGTAAAAGACGCCAGTTTAAAAGCGCCTCCTGGAATGCATGGCGTGGTTGTTGCCACACGGCTTTTCTCACGAAAAAAGAAGAATTCGCAAAATAAAAAAGATGAAAAGAAGCTGATTGAAAAGATCGAGCAAGAAGCAGAGAAGAAGAAAAAAGCGGTAGAGAAAAAGCTGGCTCAGCGGCTGGGCGAGCATTTTAAAGGCATGACCACCGTGGGAATCCGCTATGTGGACGGAAAGAGCGCCCTGAAGGCCAATACGAAAATTACGGAAACCACATTTAATAAACTGGATGTTAAGAGCCTGGATATCAACAGCACCTGGTTCGAAGAAGATCCTAAAAATACCTTTGTGCGCGAATTGTACTCCGATTATCGCAAGGTGTTGCAGGATATCGACAACGATGTGAAACGCGAAAAACACAAACTGGTGGTTGGCGATGAATTGCCGCCTGGCATTACGCAACTGGCCAAGGTGTACGTGGCCGAAAAACGCAAACTTTCTGTCGGCGACAAAATGGCCGGACGGCACGGCAACAAAGGCGTTATTTCCAGAATCGTTCCCATGGAAGATATGCCGTTTCTGGAAGATGGTACGCCTGTTGATATCGTATTGAATCCTTTGGGCGTGCCTTCGCGAATGAACCTGGGGCAAATTTTTGAGACTACTCTGGGTTGGGCCGGTTACAAATTAGATAAAAAATACGCCACACCGGTTTTTGACGGCGCTAACTACGAAGAAATAATAAAAGAAATTGAAGAAGCCGGGTTGCCGAAATCGGGCAAAGTAACGCTGTATGACGGTCGTACAGGCGAAACATTCCATCAGCCGGTAACGGTGGGGCAAATTTATATGCTCAAACTCAGTCACCTTGTTGATGATAAAATCCATGCCCGTTCCATCGGCCCCTACTCGCTGATTACCCAACAACCGTTGGGTGGTAAAGCGCAATTTGGCGGTCAGAGATTTGGCGAAATGGAAGTTTGGGCATTGGAAGCTTACGGAGCGGCCTACACATTGCAGGAAATATTAACCGTTAAAAGCGATGATGTTACCGGACGTTCCAAAACTTATGAAGCCATTGTAAAAGGTGAAAATTTACCCGATCCGGGGATTCCCGAATCCTTTAATGTGTTAGTTCGTGAATTACAGGGACTGGCATTAAAGGTTCGACTGGAGTAA
- the rpoC gene encoding DNA-directed RNA polymerase subunit beta', protein MNIRRGPNKFNKIIISLASPNDILEQSYGEVTKPETINYRSFKPEKDGLFCEKIFGPVKDWECHCGKYKRIRYKGIICDRCGVEVTQKKVRRERMGHISLAVPVVHIWFYKSLPSKIGYLLDMSPKDLEKVIYYENYIVINPGKSNLKFKQLITEEQYFDQLDEHGELNEELADDDPNKFVAKIGGEAIHHLLKMINVEELGLELRKIIRSDVSEQKKTDALKRLKVVEAFRMREKNLEYRNKPEWMVLDVIPVIPPELRPLVPLEGGRFATSDLNDLYRRVIIRNNRLKKLLEIRAPEVILRNEKRMLQEAVDSLFDNSKRTTAMRSDGDRPLKSLSDMLKGKQGRFRQNLLGKRVDYSGRSVIVVGPELKLHECGLPKEMAIELFKPFIIRKLVERRFVKTVKSAKKLVERKGPEVWDILEEIIDDHPVMLNRAPTLHRLGIQAFQPVLIEGKAIQIHPLVCAAFNADFDGDQMAVHIPLSYEAQVETKLLMLSSHNILSPSSGVPIAVPSQDIVLGCYYLTKRLPGSMGEGKVFSSAEEAIIAYDNGKVALHAAVKVRVNNEMVDTTIGRVLFNQIVPDEIGFINELLSKKTISNIIGICYRKLGNQVTAKFLDDLKNLGFTYATKSGASIGLEDIVTAPEKEVFVEMAQKKVDEIHMLYENGIITDGERYNQIIDIWTKVTADVAEAMFQRLRKDKNGFNPLYMMSDSGARGSKEQIRQLAGMRGLMAKPQKSLTGQTGEIIENPITANFFEGLSVIEYFISTHGARKGLADTALKTADAGYLTRRLVDVAQDVIVTELDCGTILGQDITDLKEGEEIIEPLADRVLGRVAAEDVVDRVTNEVICKRGELIDEAIADKINNSSITIIKVRTELTCEAKQGVCAMCYGRNMATGDLVDVGEAVGVMAAQSIGEPGTQLTLRTFHIGGTAARIASESDITTKVDGKVRFTNIRFVLNRENEPIITGRNGKIEILDEDDRIIATYNVPYGSKLKIEDGIDIKRGEVLFITDPYSSVIITETSGKVQFQDLIENITFREELDEQTGRKQRVVVESKNKNLTPHILIVDENGEKLNQYFVPVKGFLQVNNGDEVHAGDVLVKIPREIGKTRDITGGLPRVAELFEARTPKDRAIVSEIDGYVKFGQIKRGIREIIVESDMESKKYSVPHGMHILVHENDYVRAGERLTDGAIAPEDILHIQGPAKVQEYLVNEIQEIYRLQGVKINDKHIGIIVRQMLKKVQVEDPGDTNFLPGDQVYKSDFFEENAKIANKLVVTDPGDSLFREGSITDKKTVELINKDLKKAKKKPVKFRKARPATFTPMLLGITQAALTTKSFISAASFQETTQVLTEAAISGKEDQLIGLKENVILGHLIPAGTGMRRYDNALIEVEVEEEPKAEEEEVKAESAEEPGEQEKEEQKGVEDQQKVEK, encoded by the coding sequence TTGAACATTCGTAGAGGTCCAAATAAGTTCAATAAGATCATAATTAGTTTAGCTTCGCCTAATGATATTTTAGAACAATCGTACGGCGAGGTAACTAAACCGGAAACGATCAATTATCGGTCGTTTAAACCGGAAAAAGATGGACTTTTTTGCGAAAAGATTTTTGGCCCGGTAAAGGACTGGGAATGCCATTGCGGAAAATATAAACGCATTCGTTACAAGGGAATTATTTGTGACCGATGCGGTGTTGAAGTTACGCAAAAGAAAGTTCGTCGGGAACGCATGGGGCATATTTCCCTGGCCGTGCCCGTGGTCCATATCTGGTTTTATAAATCATTGCCTTCTAAAATCGGCTATCTGCTGGATATGTCGCCTAAAGACCTGGAAAAGGTTATCTATTACGAAAATTACATTGTCATTAATCCAGGCAAAAGCAATCTTAAATTCAAACAACTGATTACAGAAGAACAATATTTTGACCAATTGGATGAGCACGGCGAATTAAACGAAGAATTGGCCGATGACGATCCAAATAAATTTGTAGCCAAGATTGGCGGCGAGGCCATTCACCACCTGTTAAAGATGATTAATGTGGAAGAGCTGGGCCTTGAATTAAGAAAAATCATTCGCTCCGATGTTTCGGAACAAAAGAAAACCGACGCCTTAAAGCGCTTAAAGGTGGTGGAAGCCTTCCGTATGCGCGAGAAAAATCTGGAATACCGGAACAAACCGGAATGGATGGTGCTTGATGTCATCCCGGTGATTCCGCCAGAACTGCGCCCGTTGGTGCCTTTGGAAGGCGGACGGTTTGCTACCAGCGATTTAAACGATCTGTATCGCCGCGTGATTATTCGCAACAATCGTTTGAAAAAATTGCTGGAAATCCGCGCGCCAGAAGTGATTTTACGCAACGAAAAGCGCATGTTGCAGGAAGCGGTCGATTCGCTTTTTGACAATTCAAAGCGCACCACGGCCATGCGTTCCGATGGCGATCGGCCGTTGAAATCGCTTTCCGATATGTTAAAAGGAAAGCAGGGACGCTTTCGCCAGAACTTGCTCGGTAAACGTGTCGATTATTCCGGCCGTTCCGTTATTGTGGTTGGCCCGGAACTCAAATTACATGAGTGCGGCCTGCCCAAAGAAATGGCCATTGAGCTATTCAAACCTTTTATTATTCGCAAGCTGGTTGAACGACGTTTTGTGAAAACCGTTAAAAGCGCAAAAAAACTGGTGGAGCGCAAAGGCCCGGAAGTTTGGGATATTTTAGAAGAGATCATTGACGATCATCCGGTGATGTTGAACCGCGCGCCGACTTTGCACCGTCTGGGCATTCAGGCCTTTCAGCCCGTTTTGATTGAAGGCAAGGCCATTCAGATCCATCCCCTGGTGTGCGCGGCATTTAACGCCGACTTTGACGGCGACCAGATGGCGGTTCATATTCCGCTTTCTTACGAAGCGCAGGTAGAAACCAAATTATTGATGCTCTCCAGCCATAATATTCTGTCGCCTTCCAGCGGCGTGCCCATTGCCGTACCGAGTCAGGATATTGTGCTGGGATGTTACTATCTGACCAAACGCTTGCCGGGCAGTATGGGCGAAGGCAAAGTGTTCTCTTCTGCGGAAGAAGCAATTATTGCCTATGATAACGGCAAAGTGGCCTTACATGCCGCGGTTAAAGTTCGCGTAAACAACGAAATGGTCGATACGACTATCGGACGCGTGCTGTTTAATCAGATTGTGCCGGATGAAATCGGATTTATCAATGAATTGTTGTCCAAAAAGACCATCTCAAATATTATCGGTATCTGTTACCGTAAATTAGGTAACCAGGTAACAGCCAAATTTTTAGATGACTTAAAAAATCTGGGCTTTACCTATGCCACTAAATCAGGCGCTTCCATCGGACTGGAAGATATTGTAACGGCTCCAGAAAAAGAAGTCTTTGTTGAAATGGCCCAGAAAAAAGTCGATGAAATTCATATGCTTTATGAAAACGGAATCATCACCGATGGCGAACGCTACAATCAGATTATCGATATCTGGACCAAGGTGACGGCTGATGTGGCTGAAGCCATGTTCCAGCGTTTACGTAAAGATAAAAACGGCTTTAATCCGCTGTACATGATGTCCGATTCCGGCGCTCGTGGTAGCAAAGAGCAGATCCGCCAGTTAGCCGGTATGCGTGGTTTGATGGCCAAACCACAAAAATCATTAACCGGACAGACCGGTGAAATCATCGAAAACCCGATTACAGCCAACTTTTTCGAAGGCCTTTCGGTGATCGAATATTTTATCTCCACTCATGGCGCCCGTAAAGGTCTGGCAGATACGGCTTTGAAAACGGCCGATGCCGGATATCTTACGCGTCGATTGGTGGATGTGGCCCAGGATGTGATCGTAACCGAACTGGATTGCGGCACCATTCTCGGACAGGATATCACCGACCTGAAAGAGGGCGAAGAAATTATTGAACCGCTGGCCGACCGTGTGCTGGGACGTGTGGCGGCGGAAGATGTTGTGGATCGCGTGACCAACGAGGTTATTTGCAAACGAGGCGAATTGATCGATGAGGCGATAGCGGACAAGATCAACAACTCTTCCATTACAATCATTAAAGTACGTACCGAATTAACCTGCGAAGCAAAGCAGGGCGTGTGCGCCATGTGTTACGGTCGCAATATGGCAACCGGCGATCTGGTTGATGTGGGCGAAGCCGTTGGAGTGATGGCTGCCCAGAGTATTGGCGAGCCCGGAACCCAGTTGACCTTACGTACCTTCCATATTGGCGGTACGGCGGCGCGCATCGCTTCGGAATCGGATATTACGACCAAAGTGGATGGTAAAGTCAGATTCACCAATATCCGCTTCGTTCTTAACCGGGAGAATGAGCCCATTATCACGGGGCGTAATGGAAAAATCGAAATTCTTGATGAAGACGATCGGATTATCGCCACCTATAATGTGCCTTACGGCTCAAAATTAAAAATTGAAGACGGTATTGATATAAAACGCGGCGAGGTATTATTCATCACCGATCCGTATTCATCCGTGATCATTACGGAAACTTCCGGTAAGGTGCAGTTTCAGGATCTTATTGAAAATATTACCTTCCGAGAGGAGCTGGATGAACAGACCGGGCGAAAACAACGCGTGGTTGTGGAGTCCAAAAATAAAAACCTTACGCCGCACATCCTGATTGTGGATGAAAACGGCGAAAAATTAAATCAATATTTCGTGCCGGTTAAAGGCTTTTTGCAAGTCAATAATGGCGACGAGGTTCATGCCGGCGATGTGCTGGTGAAGATTCCGCGCGAAATTGGTAAAACGCGCGATATTACGGGCGGTTTGCCGCGTGTGGCAGAATTGTTCGAAGCGCGTACGCCGAAGGATAGAGCAATTGTGAGTGAAATTGACGGCTATGTGAAGTTCGGTCAAATCAAGCGCGGTATCCGTGAAATCATCGTCGAATCAGATATGGAGTCCAAAAAATATTCGGTTCCGCACGGTATGCACATTCTGGTTCATGAGAATGATTATGTGCGCGCCGGCGAACGCTTAACCGATGGCGCAATCGCTCCGGAAGATATCCTGCACATTCAGGGACCGGCCAAGGTTCAGGAATATCTGGTGAACGAAATTCAGGAAATTTACCGCCTGCAAGGTGTAAAGATCAATGACAAGCACATCGGAATTATCGTGCGTCAGATGTTGAAAAAGGTGCAGGTCGAAGATCCGGGCGACACGAACTTTTTGCCAGGCGATCAGGTTTACAAGAGCGACTTTTTTGAAGAAAATGCTAAAATTGCCAATAAGTTAGTGGTTACTGATCCGGGCGACAGCCTATTCCGGGAAGGCTCCATTACTGATAAGAAGACGGTTGAGTTGATCAATAAAGACCTGAAAAAGGCCAAAAAGAAGCCGGTTAAATTCCGCAAGGCAAGACCGGCAACCTTTACGCCGATGTTGCTTGGCATTACGCAGGCTGCGTTAACGACTAAGAGCTTTATTTCGGCCGCATCGTTTCAGGAAACGACTCAGGTGTTGACTGAAGCCGCCATTTCTGGTAAAGAAGATCAGTTGATTGGCTTAAAAGAAAATGTGATTCTGGGTCATTTGATTCCTGCCGGAACTGGCATGCGTCGCTATGACAATGCCTTGATAGAGGTGGAAGTTGAAGAAGAGCCAAAGGCCGAGGAAGAAGAAGTGAAGGCGGAGAGTGCGGAAGAGCCAGGCGAGCAGGAAAAAGAAGAACAAAAAGGTGTAGAAGATCAGCAAAAAGTAGAAAAATAA